The sequence below is a genomic window from Myxococcota bacterium.
ATGGACCACACGACCTTCCTCACCGACCCGATCTGGTCGGACACGGCGAGCCCGATCTTCCTGGGCCCCCAGCGCTTCGTCGAACCCGGCCTCGCGATCGAAGTGCTCCCCTCGATCGACTTCGTCGTGGTCTCGCACAACCACTACGACCACCTCGACCTCGCGAGTCTGCGGGCGCTGGCCGAACGCGACCCGGAGACCCGCTTCTACGTCCCCCTCGGCAACGCCGCGCTCCTGCGTTCCGAGGGCATCGAGCGGGTCGTCGAACTCGACTGGGGGGAGAGTCGCGTGCAGGGCGGCGTCCGGATCCACTGCCTTCCGGCGAAGCACTGGAGCAAGCGCGGTCTCACCGACGATCTCGAGACCCTGTGGGCGTCCTGGGCCGTGACCGGAGCGGAGCGTCGCTTCTACTTCGCTGGCGACACGGGCTACTTCGAGGGCTTCCGCCGCATCGCCGAGGTCTTCGGAGGCTTCGACCTCGCCGCCGTTCCGATCGGCGCCTACGACCCGCGCGCGATGATGGCGCCCTCGCATCTCAACCCGGAGGAAGCCGTCCGCGCTGCCGTGGACCTCAAGGCCGCGCGCGCCGTGGGCATGCACTTCGGCACCTTCGATCTCTCCGACGAGCCGCTCGACGAGCCCCCGCGTCGCTTCCGCGCAGCCGCGGCCGCCACCGAGCTCGGCGCCGACGGCGCCTGGATCCTGGACGTCGGCGAGACGCGCCCGTTCTGAACGCCCGGACGGCGCGGACTGGGACCGATCCCGCCGTCTAGAAGCGGAACGACACGCCGGCCACCGCGTGGTGGACGGCGAGGCGGGTGGCGAGGCGCACGTCGATGTCCGGGCCGAAGTCGAAGTCGACCTCGTCGTCGAAGTCGAGGTCGACGCGGGTGTACCGGTACTCGGTGAACACCGCGAAGTTCGGGTGGAACTGGAAGGCCATGCCGCCGCGCGCGTCGAACCCGACGTCGAGCTTCGCGTCGACGAAGTCCTCGAAGATCTCGAAGCGCGAGAAGTCGGCGTTGGCGATGGTGACCGTGAAGCCGGGTCCGATCGCCCCATAGGGTTGGAGTTGTCCGTTCGGGAACTCATCGCTGGTGAGCAGGGGCAAGCGCAGCATGAGCAGCGGCGTCACGGGGACCGCGAGCAGGTCGAGCTTCGCGATGTTGTCGTCGCTCGCCGAGTAGAAGGAGAAGTCGAGCCCCACGCCCAGGAACTTCGCCCAGCCCGGGAACCAGTAGCCGCCGCGCAGGCCAAAAGTGGACGAGGCGTACTCGTAGTCGGTCCGGCTGCGGGTCAGCACCGGCAGACCCAGGTTGTTGCAGCCGGTGCAGCGGAGGGTGTCGTTCTCGGCGAAGGACGGCCCGGCGTAGCCTTCGACGAAGAACTCGGCCGAAGCGAGCTGTGGCAACGCCACGGCAAGCAGCAAGCCGAAGAGCGCGAAACCGCGGCGCCGCCGCCGAAAGTCCTCGCCTCGCATCGATCGCCGTCGGGCTCCAACCATGACCACCCCCTTGGCGCGCTCGTGGAAGCTAGCACCTCGCGCCTACGCCCATCTCGGAACGGGGCCGAGCGGGCCCGTCTGGAACTCTGTCAGGGTTCCTGTCACAATGTGGGCGCGCCGCGGCAGGCCCGGCTTGCCCCACCGACGCCGCCCCCCCAACGGCCCCAAGCAGGGAAATCCTGCCCGTGGGACCCGCACGAGGAGACCGCTTTGAGCACCGAAGACGCCGCTCTGGCCACGTTCCGCGAACAGATCCGCAGCTGGCTGCCCGAGGTGTGTCCGCCCAGCCTGAAGCCGGGCTCGGACACGACGCCCTCGGCGGAAGACCGCCAGGCCTGGCTCGAGGCCTTCGCCGAGCGGGGCTACACGACCCCGACCTGGCCGAAGGAGTACGGCGGTGGCGGGCTCTCGAAGCAGGAAGTCGCGGTGCTGAACGAGGAGGTCACCCGCTTCGGCGTGATGCCGCCCG
It includes:
- a CDS encoding MBL fold metallo-hydrolase, whose amino-acid sequence is MTQLGRKTALPVGFVATLFVVIAASAEPDPSSLGPAPRSEDGRFTNWAGELPHGTLGVRLPFFLRRVVGASGDGAPERVENDGAFLRENARHSTPTITWVGHATFLVQMDHTTFLTDPIWSDTASPIFLGPQRFVEPGLAIEVLPSIDFVVVSHNHYDHLDLASLRALAERDPETRFYVPLGNAALLRSEGIERVVELDWGESRVQGGVRIHCLPAKHWSKRGLTDDLETLWASWAVTGAERRFYFAGDTGYFEGFRRIAEVFGGFDLAAVPIGAYDPRAMMAPSHLNPEEAVRAAVDLKAARAVGMHFGTFDLSDEPLDEPPRRFRAAAAATELGADGAWILDVGETRPF
- a CDS encoding outer membrane beta-barrel protein, with product MRGEDFRRRRRGFALFGLLLAVALPQLASAEFFVEGYAGPSFAENDTLRCTGCNNLGLPVLTRSRTDYEYASSTFGLRGGYWFPGWAKFLGVGLDFSFYSASDDNIAKLDLLAVPVTPLLMLRLPLLTSDEFPNGQLQPYGAIGPGFTVTIANADFSRFEIFEDFVDAKLDVGFDARGGMAFQFHPNFAVFTEYRYTRVDLDFDDEVDFDFGPDIDVRLATRLAVHHAVAGVSFRF